The following coding sequences are from one Desulfosporosinus orientis DSM 765 window:
- a CDS encoding polysaccharide deacetylase family protein — protein MRIIIFRRPSWRNLALWGILLFVIIAYRENVASVFSGKLKPIYSVNVNTKDIGITFDISWGEETAEPILDILKKEGIRATFFLSSPWAEKHQELVRRMVADGHEIGSHGNRHIDLITLGPEEIEKEILTAQQVLEEVTGQKIRLIRTPNGAYNNKVIFTADKLGYRVIQWSVDSLDWKRPGPEAVVNNVLNGLRPGNGAKPGDIILFHASDSAPDTIKALPTIIQQLKRKGNNLIPVGKLLEEASSTWPPESNLKEERLTGK, from the coding sequence ATGCGGATTATCATTTTCAGACGTCCCTCATGGCGAAATCTTGCTCTCTGGGGAATCCTTTTGTTCGTGATTATCGCTTATCGCGAGAACGTCGCCTCTGTTTTCTCCGGCAAATTAAAACCTATCTACTCAGTTAACGTGAACACTAAAGATATTGGTATTACCTTTGATATCAGCTGGGGGGAAGAAACAGCAGAGCCCATCCTGGATATTCTTAAGAAAGAAGGAATCCGGGCAACCTTTTTTCTATCCAGTCCTTGGGCAGAGAAACATCAGGAATTAGTGCGGAGAATGGTCGCTGACGGTCATGAAATTGGCTCGCATGGCAACCGCCATATCGATCTTATTACCTTAGGACCGGAAGAAATAGAAAAAGAAATACTAACGGCTCAGCAAGTTCTTGAGGAAGTAACCGGTCAAAAGATTCGACTTATTAGAACCCCAAATGGTGCCTACAATAACAAGGTTATTTTTACAGCAGATAAACTAGGCTACCGGGTTATTCAATGGAGTGTGGATTCTCTTGATTGGAAGCGTCCAGGTCCCGAGGCAGTTGTTAATAACGTGCTTAACGGCCTGCGTCCTGGAAATGGAGCAAAACCCGGCGACATCATTTTGTTCCACGCCTCAGACTCAGCCCCTGACACCATTAAAGCATTGCCGACCATTATACAACAGCTAAAAAGGAAAGGGAACAACTTAATACCTGTGGGAAAACTATTGGAAGAAGCAAGCAGCACCTGGCCGCCGGAAAGCAACTTAAAAGAAGAGCGTCTTACAGGCAAATAA